One Fusarium musae strain F31 chromosome 6, whole genome shotgun sequence DNA segment encodes these proteins:
- a CDS encoding hypothetical protein (antiSMASH:Cluster_6.1~SMCOG1124:acetyl-CoA acetyltransferase) encodes MASETPSNKAYVLGVGMTKFIKPRGLRQYPDLGYEAGIKAMLDAQINYDDVEHGVACFAYGDSTSGQRVFYQFGMSSIPIINTSNACATGSVGLYLARTLVQTGKADCVLVVGFEKMNPGSLKSVWSDRPSSSGRFAAKMQELAEPSNSPLTAQYFANAGREYMAKHGAKEEDFAEIARVSHEHSQRNPYAQFQQKYSLKEIQDSPTIHSPLTKLQCSPTSDGAAAAVIVSERFLAARSHLKGQAILMAGQAFCTDSPKTFGNSAMELVGYDMSQRAARAALAEAGVTAEEIRVCELHDCFSTNELLLLDALGFSEPGKAHEMVRRGDITYGGKMVINPSGGLISKGHPIGATGLAQCAEMTWQLRGWANTRLAGETRVALQHNLGLGGAVVVNVYKRADGEASSKVSDGGVAKHSWLGYNPAVEARGITSDDADKVRSKKFRNDFALGETVDRIQGAAKL; translated from the exons ATGGCAAGTGAAACTCCATCAAACAAGGCGTACGTCCTTGGTGTTGGAATGACAAAGTTCATCAAGCCCCGGGGACTACGCCAGTATCCAGACTTGGGCTACGAAGCCGGCATCAAAGCCATGCTAGACGCCCAGATAAACTACGACGATGTTGAGCACGGCGTGGCCTGTTTTGCCTACGGCGATTCAACGTCTGGGCAGCGCGTGTTCTACCAATTTGGCATGTCATCCATTCCCAttatcaacaccagcaatGCATGCGCCACTGGATCCGTCGGCCTGTATCTGGCTCGTACCCTGGTGCAGACCGGAAAGGCTGACTGTGTTCTCGTGGTGGGATTCGAAAAGATGAATCCGGGGAGCTTGAAGAGTGTTTGGAGTGATAGACCTAGTTCTAGTGGTCGCTTTGCTGCCAAGATGCAAGAGTTGGCTGAGCCTTCGAATTCTCCGCTGACGGCGCAATATTTTGCTAACGCCGGGCGAGAATACATGGCAAA GCATGGGGCAAAGGAAGAGGACTTTGCGGAAATCGCCCGTGTTTCGCATGAGCACTCGCAACGTAATCCCTATGCCCAGTTCCAGCAGAAATACAGCCTCAAGGAAATTCAAGATTCGCCTACCATCCATTCGCCTCTCACCAAGCTGCAATGCAGCCCGACCAGCGACGgggcggcagcggcagtcATAGTGTCGGAAAGGTTCCTCGCTGCCCGGTCACACCTCAAAGGACAGGCTATTCTCATGGCTGGCCAAGCATTCTGCACCGACTCCCCCAAGACCTTCGGCAACAGCGCAATGGAGCTAGTGGGGTATGATATGTCACAACGGGCCGCCAGAGCAGCCTTGGCCGAAGCGGGCGTCACAGCGGAAGAGATTCGGGTCTGCGAACTGCATGACTGCTTTTCCACAAACGAATTGCTACTTCTTGATGCCCTCGGGTTCAGCGAGCCAGGAAAGGCGCACGAGATGGTTCGAAGAGGAGACATCACATATGGAGGCAAGATGGTGATTAATCCGTCTGGTGGTCTCATCTCCAAAGGCCATCCTATTGGAGCTACAGGACTGGCTCAATGTGCTGAGATGACATGGCAGCTTCGTGGATGGGCCAATACGCGACTTGCTGGTGAGACACGCGTGGCGCTGCAGCACAATCTCGGCCTCGGAGGCGCGGTAGTTGTCAATGTCTATAAACGTGCTGATGGAGAGGCTAGCAGCAAGGTTAGCGATGGTGGAGTGGCTAAACATAGCTGGCTCGGCTATAACCCTGCGGTAGAAGCCCGAGGTATAACCTCTGATGACGCCGACAAGgtgaggagcaagaaattCAGGAATGATTTCGCTCTTGGGGAAACGGTTGATCGAATCCAAGGTGCTGCGAAGCTATGA
- a CDS encoding hypothetical protein (antiSMASH:Cluster_6.1), whose amino-acid sequence MKAFFASLVPVLPLATAMAINADYGPQMLKRANGIVEYARAPLLSTPCETEFHPDQMDIAWVELIAGNAILRVNVTSGEKKKFPLKNPVGLPSGMEFMPDGYLWFSEVAGNSMVRLDPKDGSMTEYPFPWTNIAAVDNLPVGIRVTIDVSGNRDRGAWFTAAGLNAIGRIDIDTFEFSLYPLPNPLSVPLIIQPGPGSTMVFSEIVGNRVGTIDVHTKEIKEYEIPTPLSLVQGVATDDDGLIWWTGTLGGNFGTIDVKTGKVTEIFINDIRAAGNATVVGNPLSIGSSAALSLPGPVRVGTDGKVYFVEGNLVFLGNRVGQYDPKTKKLVEYLTPTSLSGPCDLNNQHGDAIFFAEFTGNGLGRLQY is encoded by the coding sequence ATGAAGGCATTTTTCGCTTCCCTCGTGCCAGTCTTGCCCCTGGCCACAGCCATGGCTATCAACGCCGATTATGGCCCTCAGATGCTGAAGCGCGCCAACGGCATTGTTGAATACGCCAGAGCACCACTCCTCTCGACACCCTGTGAGACCGAGTTCCACCCTGACCAGATGGATATCGCGTGGGTGGAGCTCATCGCGGGAAATGCGATTTTGAGAGTCAACGTCACAAgcggagagaagaagaagttccCCCTCAAGAACCCCGTCGGCCTCCCCAGCGGCATGGAGTTTATGCCAGACGGCTATCTCTGGTTCTCCGAGGTAGCTGGGAATAGCATGGTGCGATTGGATCCCAAGGACGGGAGCATGACCGAGTACCCGTTTCCCTGGACCAATATCGCCGCCGTGGATAATCTCCCAGTTGGCATTCGCGTCACGATCGATGTCTCAGGGAATCGTGATCGTGGGGCTTGGTTTACCGCTGCTGGTCTGAATGCCATTGGCcgcatcgacatcgacacGTTTGAGTTCAGCCTCTATCCACTACCGAACCCGCTCTCGGTTCCGCTCATCATTCAGCCTGGTCCAGGTTCCACCATGGTCTTCTCAGAGATCGTTGGCAACCGAGTTGGCACAATTGATGTTCACACCAAGGAGATCAAAGAATATGAAATCCCTACACCTCTATCTCTAGTCCAGGGCGTCGCTACAGATGACGACGGTCTGATATGGTGGACGGGTACCCTTGGCGGGAACTTCGGAACCATTGATGTCAAGACAGGAAAGGTGACCGAGATATTCATCAATGACATTCGTGCGGCGGGGAATGCTACCGTTGTTGGTAATCCTTTGAGCATTGGGTCCTCTGCTGCACTGTCTTTGCCCGGGCCTGTCAGAGTCGGCACTGATGGCAAGGTTTACTTTGTGGAGGGAAACCTGGTCTTTTTGGGCAATCGTGTTGGTCAATACGACCCCAAGACGAAGAAACTGGTTGAGTACCTGACTCCAACGAGCCTGAGCGGCCCGTGCGATCTCAATAACCAGCATGGAGATGCTATTTTCTTTGCGGAATTTACAGGCAACGGCTTGGGACGTCTTCAATATTAG
- a CDS encoding hypothetical protein (EggNog:ENOG41~SMCOG1092:hypothetical protein~antiSMASH:Cluster_6.1), producing the protein MPQASTKDYNDEAIRPPDADTRIGWAGVPLSQTCGYYGHIKRAVLPTDSELGLTPDYGSVDAANIAQQFIDGFAKAIEAQDVDAILSVIHENGYWKDVELLTWDIRTLQGHENIGTMLKERLSKTGITHVRLNPYAPAKVETLGPDLSFILLHFEFDFTHGTGIGVARLSPFKAKTGTATDLADPKSWLIYSVGTAIETVYGWDAEYGDKERYQLGKYHDPSGKGRTYQQMRDDETDGKEGSQPTVVIIGAGHTGLSMAARCKVLGIPHLIIEKGDGPGCSWASRYASLSLHGPTFTNHLPCLPFPQWFPVFLPAQQLAKFLKNYANIMDLNIWANSNLDGKTAVYDEKEGKWTLTVTRQDGTKHTLRPRHLMIATGISGTLPNIPEVPGMNDFRQNGGIVTHSSNHRTDPRWKGKRAIVVGAATSGHDISFELTENGCDVTMIQRSATHVMSVEKSVRHLWKSREKTGRRGGQDIDILDQANFLKHSYPVEYEVMPRGQKIAREIDADLLQSLRNVGYRLHDGYHGGGAYSMFPFDQGGFYWDTGCCKLIADGRIKLVHSEIEHFTKDGVRYKDGSTQKADIVVFATGYMNSKSAIQALLGDEMAKKCHERWEKGNAFFLGPEGDSIINYCPLPQKGLYAMFHQFAFCRFHSARLALRIKAEELGIDVTPYGNKPLGPPSSAAGQQPRPEGVPL; encoded by the coding sequence ATGCCTCAAGCAAGTACCAAAGACTATAACGATGAAGCCATACGGCCACCGGATGCTGATACCAGAATTGGCTGGGCTGGGGTGCCTTTGTCCCAAACCTGTGGATACTACGGTCACATCAAGCGCGCAGTCCTTCCAACGGACTCAGAACTTGGGCTCACTCCAGATTACGGTTCTGTTGATGCCGCCAACATCGCACAGCAGTTCATTGATGGCTTCGCCAAGGCCATAGAAGCCCAAGACGTGGACGCCATACTCTCAGTCATCCATGAGAATGGCTACTGGAAAGATGTTGAACTTCTCACCTGGGACATCAGAACTTTACAGGGGCATGAGAATATCGGCACCATGCTGAAAGAAAGGCTATCCAAGACTGGTATCACTCATGTTCGACTGAATCCTTACGCTCCTGCAAAGGTGGAGACACTCGGACCAGATCTCTCATTTATCCTTCTTCATTTCGAATTTGACTTTACTCACGGCACCGGCATCGGCGTAGCCCGTCTGAGCCcattcaaggccaagaccgGCACGGCTACTGATCTGGCTGATCCCAAATCATGGCTGATTTACAGTGTCGGCACCGCCATAGAGACAGTTTATGGTTGGGATGCAGAATATGGAGACAAGGAGAGGTATCAGCTTGGAAAGTATCATGACCCCTCAGGCAAAGGCCGGACCTACCAACAGATGAGAGACGATGAGACAGATGGCAAAGAGGGATCCCAGCCGACTGTGGTTATCATCGGCGCCGGACACACTGGACTGTCTATGGCGGCTCGCTGTAAAGTCTTGGGGATACCGCATCTCATCATAGAAAAGGGTGATGGCCCAGGATGCAGCTGGGCAAGTCGTTATGCGTCGTTATCCTTGCATGGACCAACATTCACCAACCATCTACCATGTTTGCCATTTCCGCAATGGTTCCCGGTGTTTCTTCCAGCACAGCAGTTGGCCAAGTTCCTGAAGAATTACGCAAACATCATGGACCTGAATATCTGGGCAAACTCAAACCTTGATGGAAAGACTGCCGTGTAcgacgagaaggagggcaAATGGACGTTGACCGTTACACGTCAAGATGGAACTAAGCACACTCTTCGGCCACGGCATTTGATGATTGCCACTGGTATCTCTGGAACTCTGCCAAACATCCCCGAGGTGCCCGGCATGAATGACTTTCGCCAGAACGGTGGGATAGTTACCCATTCATCAAATCATCGCACAGACCCTCGGTGGAAAGGAAAACGAGCCATCGTCGTGGGTGCCGCAACATCTGGCCATGATATCTCGTTCGAGCTGACCGAGAATGGCTGCGATGTCACCATGATTCAGAGGAGCGCGACACACGTCATGTCTGTGGAAAAGAGTGTCCGACACCTCTGGAAGAGCCGTGAAAAGACGGGCAGGCGAGGAGGTCAAGACATCGATATCCTCGACCAGGCCAATTTTCTGAAGCACTCATACCCCGTAGAGTACGAGGTCATGCCGCGAGGGCAGAAGATAGCGCGGGAAATCGACGCAGATCTGCTACAGTCGCTGAGAAATGTTGGGTACCGCCTCCACGACGGCTATCATGGTGGAGGCGCATACTCGATGTTCCCTTTTGATCAGGGCGGCTTCTACTGGGATACGGGATGCTGCAAACTCATCGCAGACGGCAGGATCAAGCTCGTACATTCAGAAATCGAGCATTTCACAAAGGACGGCGTCAGGTACAAGGACGGCTCAACCCAAAAGGCTGACATAGTCGTCTTTGCTACAGGATACATGAACTCCAAGAGCGCGATTCAAGCCCTCTTAGGTGATGAAATGGCTAAGAAATGTCACGAGCGCTGGGAAAAGGGAAATGCCTTCTTTCTCGGACCAGAAGGAGACTCTATCATCAACTACTGCCCGCTGCCCCAGAAGGGCCTGTATGCCATGTTTCATCAATTTGCCTTTTGCCGCTTCCACTCGGCACGACTTGCTCTTCGCATCAAGGCGGAGGAGCTGGGCATTGATGTTACGCCGTATGGGAACAAGCCGCTTGGACCTCCTAGCTCGGCTGCCGGACAACAGCCTCGCCCCGAGGGCGTTCCTCTTTGA
- a CDS encoding hypothetical protein (antiSMASH:Cluster_6.1) produces MKVVIADQNLQGAEEACKEFNKQGQAAWAVQADVGDWESQREAFEIAVDRLGRVDYVFPIAGITERPWNTKQPSGSGFVKPNLAVLDVNATGALYTCSLAIQQFRNQEPGKYGFRGKIKTGISSGDFYDKADAKGLLVTIESLLKAFENLLGDCETSGEAIEILPGDDGSKIKERPEYSNEKCKISCEMVEERTYNAFKALELKAN; encoded by the exons ATGAAAGTCGTTATAGCCGATCAAAATCTCCAAGGTGCTGAGGAAGCCTGCAAAGAGTTCAACAAACAAGGTCAAGCAGCGTGGGCTGTTCAGGCCGATGTTGGTGACTGGGAGTCTCAGAGGGAGGCCTTTGAGATCGCCGTGGACAGGCTTGGCAGGGTGGATTACGTTTTTCCCATTGCGGGCATAACTGAAAGACCCTGGAACACCAAGCAACCCAGTGGGTCTGGTTTTGTTAAGCCGAATTTGGCTGTTCTGGATGTTAATGCCACTGGGGCGCTGTATACTTGCTCTCTTGCGATTCAACAGTTCAGAAACCAAGAACCTGGCAAGTATGGTTTCCGTGGAAAGA TCAAAACTGGTATCTCATCTGGCGACTTCTATGACAAGGCCGATGCGAAGGGCCTTTTAGTCACCATTGAAAGTCTACTGAAAGCATTCGAGAACTTGCTGGGAGATTGCGAAACATCCGGTGAAGCTATTGAGATTTTACctggtgatgatgggtccaagatcaaggagcgGCCGGAGTACAGTAACGAGAAGTGCAAAATAAGTTGTGAGATGGTCGAGGAAAGGACATATAATGCATTCAAGGCTctggagctcaaggccaactaG
- a CDS encoding putative NRPS-like protein biosynthetic cluster (EggNog:ENOG41~antiSMASH:Cluster_6.1~SMCOG1002:AMP-dependent synthetase and ligase), with protein MVSGNNVCSSKKWYETLQNVAGPNFLSVGLTRVLGGRVNGASPSYTIGEMVNALKTAGTKYIMTVKSSIKMASEAAKEVGIPSERILLMDGALEGYQSIQQLSEVGRGYDLGRQIPFYSIPAGQTNDVCGYLNFSSGTTGLPKAVMLSHKNIIAQCLQLADAAGPEKKRFLACLPLFHISGLVRFLHWPIASNDECVMLPHFTLENVLEAIVNYRITDLTLVPAIVIRLINDPIVDKYDLTSVKVIACGAAPVGSEVIQRLHDKMPWTGFRQSYGMTESCCCLSTHPPEFYDYKYGNNAGKLLASTVVKIVDVDTGRELGPNETGEILAKGPQIAMGYLNNAKETAETFGTDGFLRTGDIGKIDSEGFIHIVDRIKEMIKVKGQQVAPADLEQVLLGHPYVADCAVLGIPDAYSSEKPKAFVVLKSHVRPNAAAGHELMQYVKERRVRYKWVKEVEFVNEIPKGPSGKILRRILRNTDRKIPGQVVVKDVSSSARL; from the exons ATGGTATCCGGTAACAATGTTTGCAGTTCTAAGAAATGGTATGAGACTCTGCAAAATGTGGCAGGCCCCAATTTCTTGAGTGTAGGGCTTACACGTGTCCTAGGTGGCAGAGTCAATGGTGCGTCTCCATCTTACACGATTGGAGAAATGGTAAATGCTCTCAAAACGGCTGGGACCAAGTATATCATGACAGTGAAGAGCTCCATCAAAATGGCGAGCGAGGCTGCTAAGGAAGTCGGTATCCCTTCTGAGAGAATCTTGTTAATGGACGGGGCCCTCGAAGGCTATCAGTCGATCCAGCAGCTCTCAGAAGTTGGAAGAGGTTACGATCTTGGTAGACAAATCCCATTCTACTCGATCCCGGCAGGTCAGACAAACGACGTCTGTGGATACCTGAACTTTAGCAGTGGTACAACTGGACTTCCAAAAGCT GTAATGCTATCACACAAGAACATCATCGCCCAATGCCTCCAACTCGCAGATGCCGCAGGCCCCGAGAAGAAGCGTTTTCTTGCTTGCTTACCATTATTTCACA TCAGCGGCCTTGTGAGGTTCCTTCACTGGCCAATCGCTAGCAACGATGAGTGCGTAATGCTGCCGCATTTCACTTTGGAGAATGTACTGGAGGCCATCGTCAATTACCGGATAACTGATTTAACTCTGGTGCCAGCAATTGTGATCAGGCTCATAAATGATCCCATCGTCGACAAGTACGACTTGACAAGCGTAAAGGTGATTGCCTGCGGAGCCGCTCCCGTGGGGAGTGAAGTGATCCAACGGCTTCACGACAAGATGCCATGGACCGGATTTCGACAAAGTTATGGTATGACCGAGTCCTGTTGCTGCTTAAGCACCCACCCACCTGAATTCTACGACTACAAGTATGGAAACAATGCAGGAAAATTGTTGGCTTCTACTGTCGTGAAGATCGTTGATGTGGATACTGGTAGAGAGCTTGGGCCAAACGAGACGGGCGAGATCCTCGCCAAAGGCCCTCAAATCGCGATGGGATATTTGAACAACGCAAAGGAAACGGCCGAGACGTTTGGCACCGACGGATTCTTACGCACAGGGGACATTGGGAAGATTGACAGCGAAGGGTTCATCCACATCGTCGACCGAATCAAGGAGAtgatcaaagtcaaaggcCAACAAGTTGCTCCCGCTGACCTGGAGCAAGTCCTCCTGGGTCATCCATATGTAGCAGACTGTGCTGTTTTAGGCATACCGGACGCCTACAGCAGTGAGAAGCCAAAGGCGTTTGTCGTTTTAAAGAGCCACGTCAGGCCGAATGCTGCGGCTGGTCATGAACTTATGCAGTATGTCAAGGAGAGGCGTGTGCGGTACAAATGGGTCAAGGAGGTTGAGTTTGTGAATGAGATTCCGAAAGGGCCGAGTGGTAAGATCTTGAGGCGAATACTGCGAAACACTGATAGGAAGATTCCAGGACAAGTGGTGGTCAAGGATGTTTCTTCCTCGGCTAGACTTTAG
- a CDS encoding hypothetical protein (SMCOG1092:hypothetical protein~antiSMASH:Cluster_6.1): MSAAVVEMARDAVAHDTRAVNGNLSGNASVDNDFVRKAIDKSNLNALRLALLQVTGDPRLAKMSTRRRAIRGGAMYSHVLCDEDAPLLKQIAFDYLSKRKSDDDIPPPPSKEETRKLLDLFGDEPIQDVEFNYNYEELAFEEFPRNAQWSDKKPSAQKIADFKIVVIGAGISGLAAAVQFKNLGLNFEVLERQQGIGGTWLLNSYPDARVDTSSYLFQFKFLKNYPWSEYFARAGETRGYLEYVAEKYNVKDHFRFSREVINAVWDEETSKWDLTVKHSNGEIENVTCNAIVSGSGLFATPNLPDFPGLKDFKGPVFHTAKWNHSVDYRNKRVALIGTGSTGTQLASRVASEAKQFTVFQRTPNWIMHMDGYGAKIDDEVRFIFNKMPYYWNWFCYSAHVASQQLQYMQTHDPEWRAKGGVVNERNDIARKNLTEYIKSKSEGIPGLLEKILPDYPPLVRRLVVDNGFYDMLRRDNTKLVAEDIERFTENGIVSSSGQEHEFDVVILGTGFKVSDYFWPCKYIGRNGTTLEDLWSKDGPRSYLGLTMPGFPNFFSLYGPNHQPRSGGFYSWGEIWSRYVASSIVHLIENGKKSIECRKDVFDEYNTRLDEKAKELIWEMEGSGYYVNSFGRQSVNAPWFTYDYHSMVLAPNFNDFEVR; this comes from the coding sequence ATGTCTGCAGCCGTAGTCGAAATGGCCAGAGATGCAGTTGCGCACGACACCCGTGCCGTCAACGGGAATCTCAGCGGCAACGCGTCTGTCGATAATGACTTTGTTCGCAAGGCCATCGACAAGTCCAATCTAAATGCCCTTCGACTCGCTTTGCTCCAAGTCACAGGCGATCCACGACTAGCCAAGATGAGCACTCGCCGCCGTGCGATCCGCGGGGGCGCCATGTATTCTCACGTTCTATGCGATGAAGATGCACCACTCCTCAAGCAGATTGCTTTCGACTATCTATCTAAGCGCAAGTCTGACGATGATATTCCTCCGCCCCCTTCTAAAGAAGAGACTAGAAAACTCTTGGACCTATTTGGGGACGAGCCAATTCAAGATGTCGAGTTCAACTACAACTACGAAGAGCTAGCCTTTGAAGAGTTCCCTAGGAACGCCCAATGGAGCGACAAAAAGCCCTCTGCCCAAAAGATCGCCGACTTCAAGATTGTCGTCATTGGTGCTGGTATCAGCGGCCTTGCTGCCGCCGTTCAGTTCAAGAACCTCGGTCTCAACTTTGAAGTTCTCGAGCGTCAGCAAGGCATCGGCGGCACATGGCTCTTGAACAGTTACCCAGATGCACGCGTTGATACGTCAAGTTATCTCTTCCAGTTCAAATTTCTCAAGAACTATCCATGGTCGGAATACTTTGCGAGAGCAGGAGAGACACGAGGATACCTCGAGTACGTTGCGGAAAAGTACAATGTCAAGGATCATTTCCGCTTTAGTCGTGAAGTGATCAACGCAGTCTGGGATGAAGAGACGAGCAAGTGGGACCTCACTGTCAAACATTCAAACGGTGAGATTGAGAACGTGACCTGCAACGCTATTGTTAGTGGTAGCGGCCTCTTTGCTACCCCAAACCTGCCAGACTTTCCCGGTCTCAAGGACTTCAAGGGCCCTGTATTTCACACCGCCAAGTGGAATCATAGCGTGGATTACCGCAACAAGCGAGTCGCTCTGATCGGCACTGGTTCGACTGGTACCCAACTTGCTTCTAGGGTTGCTTCCGAAGCCAAACAGTTCACAGTCTTTCAACGTACGCCCAACTGGATCATGCACATGGACGGCTACGGCGCAAAGATAGACGATGAGGTacgcttcatcttcaacaagatgcCGTATTACTGGAATTGGTTCTGTTACTCAGCTCATGTTGCATCTCAGCAACTGCAGTATATGCAGACTCATGACCCAGAATGGAGAGCCAAGGGTGGTGTCGTCAATGAAAGGAATGACATTGCCCGCAAGAATCTCACAGAGTacatcaagtccaagtctGAGGGCATTCCAGGTCTGTTGGAGAAAATTCTGCCTGATTATCCTCCGTTGGTCCGCAGGCTAGTGGTAGACAATGGGTTCTACGATATGCTTCGTCGCGACAACACGAAGCTCGTCGCCGAGGACATCGAACGGTTCACGGAAAATGGGATAGTTTCTTCAAGCGGCCAAGAGCACGAATTTGACGTAGTGATTCTCGGAACCGGCTTCAAAGTGTCAGATTACTTCTGGCCTTGCAAGTACATCGGCCGCAATGGAACTACACTGGAGGATCTCTGGAGCAAGGACGGTCCTCGCTCATATCTTGGTCTCACCATGCCCGGCTTCCCCaacttcttttccctctACGGTCCAAACCACCAGCCCCGTTCAGGAGGGTTCTACTCATGGGGAGAGATTTGGTCTCGATACGTGGCTAGCTCCATTGTCCATCTGATCGAGAACGGTAAAAAGTCGATCGAATGCCGTAAAGACGTCTTCGATGAGTATAACACGAggcttgatgagaaggctAAAGAGCTCATTTGGGAGATGGAAGGAAGTGGGTATTATGTCAACAGCTTTGGTAGGCAAAGTGTGAATGCTCCATGGTTCACGTACGATTACCACAGCATGGTCTTAGCACCCAACTTTAATGATTTTGAGGTCAGGTAG
- a CDS encoding putative secondary metabolism biosynthetic enzyme (SMCOG1271:2-isopropylmalate synthase~antiSMASH:Cluster_6.1) — MPTLTKSARSVLLIRGGLKFNYGATVKSSLESSRRFSSLRSQVQIVEVGPRDGLQNIKASIPTATKIELIRRLVDTGLVNIEATSFVSPKWVPQLADGTEVMNEILARPGHIYQSRQINYPVLAPNLKGLENANRAGAKEIVVFASVTEAFSKANQNCTVEEALQQCEAVTKKALSLGIRVRGVISCMFSDPFSGPTPPDTVLPVVKRLLDMGCYEVGLGDTLGVGTPKKVQDVLDRLLPDISPTRLAGHFHDTYGQGIANIVRAYEMGIRKFDSSVAGLGGCPYAPGARGNVATEDVIYTLENSGISTDVDLDKLCDVGQWISGEIGIPYGSRAGAALATKRGKIISSSTTSKPTPPKEPRTWKAVEDTGEYRVSRSGTALKVTLTRPKNGNALTDSMLEGLTSLFKKLPQDQSVYHLVIESEGKFFCTGMDLSGNTDTANGSDDGSYYSKVAALYEALDHVPQTTIAVVDGPCYGGGVGLAFTCDVRLVSPKARWTLSEIKIGVSPAVISKYLVREWGASMAREGMLSGREIGPEELARVGAVHGISSDETSLTMLLDNYLDQLAKCAPRSSAINKELTRMAWLCPDSERQASLVKKTFANMTVPGSEGEHGICQFQKKNKSFSWKDFWGNKSPLEKPIY, encoded by the exons ATGCCCACCTTGACCAAAAGCGCAAGATCAGTCCTACTGATAAGAGGTGGTCTAAAATTCAATTACGGTGCGACTGTTAAGTCATCTCTGGAGAGCTCACGGCGTTTCTCGTCTCTGAGATCCCAAGTCCAGATTGTCGAGGTCGGGCCACGGGACGGTCTGCAAAACATCAAAGCATCTATTCCTACGGCGACCAAAATTGAACTGATCCGCAGACTCGTCGACACAGGTTTGGTAAACATCGAGGCTACTTCCTTCGTGTCTCCCAAATGGGTTCCTCAGCTCGCCGATGGAACCGAGGTCATGAATGAGATCCTTGCACGCCCTGGGCACATCTACCAATCTCGTCAGATCAACTATCCCGTTCTGGCGCCAAACCTTAAAGGGCTGGAGAATGCAAACCGAGCCGGGGCAAAGGAGATCGTGGTCTTTGCTTCTGTGACGGAAGCGTTTAGCAAAGCGAATCAGAACTGTACTGTTGAGGAAGCACTCCAACAATGTGAAGCTGTCACCAAAAAGGCGTTGAGCCTCGGTATCAGAGTTCGTGG GGTCATTTCTTGCATGTTCTCAGACCCATTCTCGGGCCCTACGCCACCAGATACTGTTCTTCCAGTTGTGAAAAGGCTATTAGATATGGGTTGCTACGAAGTTGGCCTCGGTGATACGCTGGGTGTTGGTACTCCGAAGAAGGTCCAGGATGTCCTTGACAGGCTACTTCCGGACATATCTCCAACTCGGCTTGCCGGTCATTTTCACGACACATATGGCCAAGGAATCGCCAATATTGTCCGTGCCTACGAGATGGGTATCAGAAAGTTCGACAGTAGTGTTGCCGGCCTCGGTGGCTGCCCTTATGCACCTGGAGCCCGAGGCAATGTTGCTACCGAGGATGTCATCTACACCCTGGAGAACTCAGGAATCAGCACTGACGTGGACTTGGATAAGCTTTGCGATGTTGGCCAATGGATTTCCGGGGAGATTGGTATTCCATATGGGAGCAGAGCCGGTGCCGCTTTGGCTACCAAGAGAGGCAAGATTATTTCTAGCTCGACCACTTCAAAGCCCACACCTCCTAAAGAACCGCGTACTTGGAAGGCTGTGGAGGATACTGGCGAGTATCGTGTCTCTCGATCGGGTACCGCCTTGAAGGTCACCCTGACACGGCCTAAGAATGGAAACGCCTTGACTGACTCCATGCTTGAAGGCCTGACTTCCCTTTTCAAGAagcttcctcaagatcaatcCGTATACCACCTTGTGATCGAATCAGAGGGCAAGTTCTTCTGTACAGGCATGGACCTTAGCGGAAACACTGACACAGCCAATGGCTCCGACGATGGCAGCTATTACTCCAAGGTTGCGGCACTGTATGAAGCTCTAGATCACGTTCCTCAAACCACCATCGCCGTCGTTGACGGGCCATGTTacggtggtggtgttggacTAGCTTTTACATGCGATGTTAGGCTTGTATCCCCAAAGGCACGCTGGACACTCAGCGAGATCAAGATTGGGGTTAGTCCAGCTGTGATTTCCAAGTATCTCGTGCGGGAATGGGGTGCCTCTATGGCTCGTGAAGGCATGTTGTCTGGGAGAGAGATAGGTCCCGAAGAGCTCGCTCGGGTAGGGGCTGTTCACGGGATAAGTAGCGATGAGACATCCCTGACGATGCTGCTCGATAACTATTTGGATCAATTGGCAAAATGTGCTCCTCGATCCTCAGCTATCAACAAGGAGCTCACAAGAATGGCTTGGCTGTGTCCGGATAGTGAGAGACAAGCGAGTCTGGTCAAGAAGACGTTCGCTAACATGACGGTCCCTGGATCGGAGGGGGAGCACGGGATTTGTCAGTTccaaaagaagaacaaaTCGTTCAGTTGGAAGGATTTCTGGGGAAACAAGAGTCCATTAGAGAAGCCCATCTACTGA